A window of Microcystis aeruginosa FD4 contains these coding sequences:
- the rodA gene encoding rod shape-determining protein RodA: MVRRQSLVSRKLSGFSEQFSFIFRDIAQIDWLLFVLVTGLTVFGGLMIRSAERHTTALDWWQHWLFGCVGVAIALLLARCRYESLLKWHWLTYLLTNLSLIAVIVLGVTANGAQSWINIGSFNVQPSEFAKVGLIITLAALLHHRPADNLFAIARVFAVTAVPWVLIMAQPDLGTGLVFGAITLGMIYWANAKLPWMIILLSPLASVFLFNLLFPAWIVLAIIIAVLAWFTLPYRFLSTFLVVATNLVVGKLGEVFWGLLKEYQKDRLTLFLDPEKNPLGGGYQLIQSRIAIGSGELLGRGLHQGTQTQLNFIPEQHTDFIFTVVGEEFGFVGSILVLIAFWLVCWRLLVIANTAKENFGSLIAIGVLSMIAFQAILNISMTVGLAPITGIPLPWLSYGRSSLLTNFIALGLVESVANYRPRKRLY; this comes from the coding sequence ATGGTGAGAAGACAGTCCCTTGTTAGTAGGAAACTAAGCGGTTTTAGTGAGCAGTTTAGCTTTATTTTCCGGGATATAGCCCAAATTGATTGGCTTTTGTTCGTTTTGGTGACGGGTTTAACCGTTTTCGGTGGTTTAATGATTCGTAGTGCCGAAAGACATACCACTGCTCTCGACTGGTGGCAACACTGGTTATTCGGATGCGTGGGAGTGGCGATCGCTTTATTGCTGGCCCGTTGTCGTTACGAAAGTCTGCTGAAATGGCACTGGTTAACCTATCTTCTCACCAATCTCTCCCTAATTGCGGTAATTGTCCTAGGGGTGACGGCGAATGGGGCGCAAAGTTGGATTAATATCGGCAGTTTTAACGTGCAACCGTCGGAATTTGCCAAGGTAGGTTTAATTATCACCCTGGCAGCCCTCCTACATCATCGTCCCGCCGATAATCTTTTTGCGATCGCTCGTGTATTTGCCGTCACTGCCGTACCCTGGGTATTAATTATGGCGCAGCCGGACCTGGGAACGGGATTAGTCTTTGGTGCAATTACCCTAGGCATGATTTACTGGGCTAATGCGAAACTGCCTTGGATGATTATCCTCTTATCTCCCCTCGCATCGGTTTTTCTGTTTAATTTACTTTTTCCTGCTTGGATTGTTTTAGCAATTATCATCGCTGTACTTGCTTGGTTTACCCTTCCCTACCGTTTTTTATCTACTTTCCTCGTGGTGGCAACTAATCTGGTAGTGGGTAAATTGGGCGAGGTTTTTTGGGGTTTATTAAAAGAATATCAAAAAGATCGTTTAACCCTATTTCTTGACCCAGAAAAGAATCCTTTGGGGGGAGGTTATCAATTAATTCAATCCCGCATTGCCATCGGATCTGGAGAATTATTGGGACGGGGATTACACCAAGGCACCCAAACCCAATTAAATTTTATTCCTGAACAACACACCGATTTTATCTTCACCGTAGTCGGGGAAGAATTTGGTTTTGTTGGCAGTATTCTAGTTTTAATAGCTTTCTGGTTGGTTTGTTGGCGTTTGTTAGTCATTGCTAATACTGCTAAAGAAAACTTTGGTTCTTTAATAGCGATCGGTGTTCTCTCGATGATCGCTTTTCAGGCAATTCTTAATATTAGCATGACCGTGGGATTAGCCCCGATTACAGGGATTCCTTTACCCTGGTTAAGTTATGGACGTTCATCTTTATTAACCAATT